The Sporomusaceae bacterium genomic sequence GAGGAAGTGGCGTTCGGGCGAGTCGGCGGGCGGCGTGTATTTTTGTTTGCATTCCGGGCAGATGACCCGCACTAGGCGCTGGGCGACGACGCCGAGCACCGACGAGGCGGCCAGGAAAGGCTCGATCTCCATATCTATGAGGCGGGTGATGGCGCCGGGGGCGTCGTTGGTGTGGGCGGTGGAGAGGACGAGATGGCCGGTGAGGGCGGCGCGGACGGCGATGTCGGCCGTCTCGCTGTCGCGGACCTCGCCCACCATGATGATGTTGGGGTCCTGGCGGAGGATGGAGCGCAGGCCGTTGGCGAAGGACAAGCCGGCACGCGGGTTGACCTGGACCTGGTTGACGCCGTCGAGGCGATACTCGACCGGGTCCTCGACGGTGATGATGTTTTTGCCCGGCACGTTGACGGTGGCGAGGGTCGAATAGAGGGTTGTGGTCTTGCCGGAGCCGGTCGGGCCGGAGACAAGGATCATGCCGTGGGACTGACGGTAAAGATTACGGTATTTACTGAGATTATCGGCGGAAAAGCCTAAGCTGTTAATATCGAGAATCACCGTCTGCTTGTCCAGTATCCTGAGAACCGCCTTCTCGCCGAGGATGGTGGGCAGGGTGGACACGCGGATGTCGATGTCGCGACCGGACTCGTTCACCTTGATGCGGCCGTCCTGGGGCAGGCGCTTCTCGGCGATGTCCATTTCGCTCATTATCTTGACGCGCGAAATCAGCGACGCATGGGTGTGGCGCGGGAAGGTGACCACCTCGCGCAGCACGCCGTCGATGCGGAAGCGGACGCGGAGGTTCTTGTCCTGCGGTTCGATGTGGATATCGCTGGCCCGGTCCTTGACCGCCTGGCTGATGAGCGAGTTGACGATGCTCACCGCCGGGGCGTCGTCGGCGGTCTGGATATCGGCGGCGAGCGGGTCGTCGAAGCGGATCCTGCTGGCCGCTTTCTCGACAAGTTCGCGCACGCCGTAGGTCTCATTGATCGCCTGGACGATCTCGCGTTCGGCGGCGATGACCGGGTATATCTCGCAGCCGGTCACCATGCGGACATCGTCGATGGCGTAGAAGTTGGTGGGGTCGACCATAGCCAGGGTGAGCTTCTTGCCTTCTTTTTTCAGGGGCAGAACCTGATAGCGCTCCGCAAGGGCGGCGGGGATGACGGCGGCGACATCGCTGCTGACGGACATGGCCGACAGTTCGACGTGGGGGACGCCAAGCTGGAATTCGAGCACTTCGATGATACCGTGCTCGGTTATGTAGCCAAGGTTCACAAGGGTCTTGCCCAGTCGTTCCCCGGTTTTCTTCTGGACGGTGAGGGCCTTTTCGAGTTGGGGCTGCGTGATCATACCCGCTTCGACAAGCAGGTCGCCGAGCTTTTTGCGGCTTTTCACCTTTGGCACTCCTTCGGGAGACGAATAAGCGACAGTTTTCAGATAACTAAAAATGGGGAAAAAAAGGGCAACCTTACAAAAGCAAAAAACTTGCAAATGGTCGGTTGCACTACTAGCTCGGATTCAGGCAAGTGCCCATGTTACGCCAAGAACCGTCATTGCTCCCATATGAAGTTGATAGTAAAAGGCTACATTCGACATAATTAGGAGCACTTCCTGCAACAATATGTAATTTTATAACAAATTTGTGAAAAAAGTTTACTTATTTATTATCCGACAATAATTATCCTTTCTTTCGATACTCCCTATACCCGGCCGTCCCTAGCCGCGCAGAGCCCCGTCGAGAGCGGCGCGCATTGCATCGCGGGGCGCTTCCCGGCCTGTCCAGAGGGTGAAAGCGGCCGCCCCCTGCTCGATGAGCATGCCGGCGCCGCCCACTGTCAGGTGGCCGCGTTCGCGGGCGC encodes the following:
- a CDS encoding ATPase, T2SS/T4P/T4SS family yields the protein MKSRKKLGDLLVEAGMITQPQLEKALTVQKKTGERLGKTLVNLGYITEHGIIEVLEFQLGVPHVELSAMSVSSDVAAVIPAALAERYQVLPLKKEGKKLTLAMVDPTNFYAIDDVRMVTGCEIYPVIAAEREIVQAINETYGVRELVEKAASRIRFDDPLAADIQTADDAPAVSIVNSLISQAVKDRASDIHIEPQDKNLRVRFRIDGVLREVVTFPRHTHASLISRVKIMSEMDIAEKRLPQDGRIKVNESGRDIDIRVSTLPTILGEKAVLRILDKQTVILDINSLGFSADNLSKYRNLYRQSHGMILVSGPTGSGKTTTLYSTLATVNVPGKNIITVEDPVEYRLDGVNQVQVNPRAGLSFANGLRSILRQDPNIIMVGEVRDSETADIAVRAALTGHLVLSTAHTNDAPGAITRLIDMEIEPFLAASSVLGVVAQRLVRVICPECKQKYTPPADSPERHFLGLGPDDDVTLYRGIGCLRCGHSGYRGRVAIHEVMPVTPEMHELIIRRASTGELAALARSQGMITMREDGIAKAMGGLTTVEEVMRVAYSGV